The following is a genomic window from Xiphophorus couchianus chromosome 5, X_couchianus-1.0, whole genome shotgun sequence.
ACTAAGATGCACCTTTTCTTCAGACATCTTTGGAAACAAGTTTCGTAAAATCCttgaatgtgttttctttgtggaCTCGTTTCCAGGAAGGACAGTCATGGGTCGCCCAAAGAAGTCGTATTTTGGCGAGGCGCAGAATGACAGTGAGCGTTCTGGGCTTCTGTCTTCGGCGTCTCAAGATGCCATCACGGAAGCTGCAAGCAACCAAGGTCAGTACGAGGGGCTTGGAAGAACCCTCACACCGCATTCCTTATCGGCGCCAGCAGGGTTGGACTCGGCTGTGTGGGAAGAAGGCCATGAGGCTAGAACTGACTCAAACCAAGATAATGTAAGGACGAATCACACCAAAGAACCAGAAGAGGCGGATCTCATAGTCATCACTTAGGTTGGTCTATTGTTATATGACTGGGCAGGTCCCAGGTCCAAAGCTTAGGCAAACAAATGACACTAAAGCTGATTGAAAtcagcaagacatttttcagccggtgaaaaatgaaaaggacCTCTCCGTTAATGACAGCTGTATGAATGTTCTATCGAAGATTGGGTCTTACATGTGTTATCAACACgcattttactattttatattGTATGAGGAAAGGGAGAAAAAGCTTGTGCTCAAAGTTCCCACAATAAATCCATTATAGCCGTTATAAAGCCAAGAGCATGTCTGCACCCAGGATTGTTTCTGTAGCCTTTCAAATCATTCTTTCTTAGCAACGTCTTTATATGAAGTCCGACAGATGAGCAGctttcaaatgttctttttattagGATGTTCTGGACTTGCAGGGCTTTATAGCATTCAGGAGGCTACATTAAGGTACTTAAAAGAGAGTTATTATGTAAAGTTGACCTTTAAGTGCTTTATATCATGGtatatttcctcatcaaaaacctACTCGGAGTGTTGTCTTGtctctttcatacatgtttgagcAATTCTTGTGTCTCCCATGGCAACTATTTGGGGGTGCCTAAATGCTTGGTCATAGCTCTTCTAGACTAGAGACAACTGCAGTTAGCAAACATATGGAACCGTGCGTCTGCTGAGCTTTTGCTAACTACTCCTCCACAGAATGATTATAGACAATATAATAAAGGAGAATTGTTGTCATGATGTCCTGAAGGTAAGCTGTCAGAGaaggagctttttaaagagacagattccaattttaaaataaaaatgtttccagatcaAGGAATGAAGtaaaaaggcaacatttttctctgtgtatGCAAACTGTTTGCATGGGTATATTAGAGCAATGCAAGATGAACACACTCAGTGTGTACTGCATTTTATAATGGTGTCAGTAGATACAGAAACACTAAATGTGAGAACATACAGAACTCAACTTGAAGTAGTACAATCAGCTCTCTGTAGTTCAGATACTATAAATGCTTTAGTCTGTACAACTTCACATGTAGTCAGAATCTGATTCATTTTTCCACCCTGGAACCTCTTTCTATTGATTTTTCTCATTAGTTTATCAAATATGGGCAACaccaattcatttttttttcataactaCATCTTCAATAGATGTTTttccctttaatattttaattatttttccactAATATGGTGATTATAACATGGATTTGTTCAGGCCTGCTGAcgacattattttcaaaataacataCAACAACTTGACGTCTATAATCCTGAGCTCATGCAtgttgttgccttttttttatacataaaccTTACTGGAATATATCAAATCTGATGTAAATACTACactcatgaaatgtaaaatgtaaatatcaataaaaaatgaccaaaaacaagtttttcatTGTGTATTAAAATAATTCCACATGTATTGGtgaatacactgcaaaaacacaaaatcttaccaagtaattttgtctagttccactggcagattatttcacttctaactcataccttttcatcaattctaagaaattattcacttaaaacaacctCCTATATcattctgaaaagttacttgtaagttagttttgtcttatttcaggtgtaccaagatatttggaGTAGATattagaccaaaactacttggtaaaattctgtttttgcgGTGCAGTTttcataataaacattttaacatctgGTCCATAAGGACAATTTCAATGCCACAGTACATTTTGTATGTACTATGAAACTATTCATACATAAACATTACTAGAAAATTCTATCGCAGTTCCATCACAAGGGCACTTAAAAACTTTGTCATGCAGgtcattgctaaaaaaaatctacagcttaatattttaccagaataaaaagaaaaacgtatCATAATAGATTTCCTGCAGTCTCTGTAACAATGGAGCTCtcctaaaaatgtataaaatgacGATACCACATAGGTTTTAGTCCATCTGCACAGGAGCGTTGTCTAAATGAGCGGAGATGGAGATGGTGCTCTTGTGCTGCTTCACAGCTAGACGGACCCAGTCTCCAGCTTGGACTTGCAGGGGATCCTGCAGAATGGCAGCGGCCTGCTTCCAGTGGGAGTTCCGGCTGAGGGTGCTGACGCTGACATCCGGGTCCAAATGGATCTGGTACCAGAAGGGAACCGCAGTAACCCTGCCTCCAGAGGTGGTCTGCACCTGTGTGGGATAGGAATCAGTGCATAGTGGGAGAGTAATTTCACtataaaactgttgttttgggataaaaactccaaaaataaatgactCTCTTGACACCTTGGGCTGTATCAATAATGCATGTTTTACCTTGACTTCCCTCTCAGTGTAGTTTTTGTTGACATCCATGAGGTCCAGAACAAAGAGCTCCAGAGCCTCACTGAGATGTCTGCACTCCAGAGTGGAGAAatccaaaaaaacatgaaccGGAACCTGCAAGATGtgacatttcatttggaaaaacaagGAGCAGGTTAGGATGTATGAGCTTTCTCTAATTCACATGGGAGCAAAATTACACACAGGgctggtaaataaataatataggAACCAATTCAAATACATCTTATTTCTGACACAAACAGTGGGCAAACATCCAGCTGGTGATTAAAGTTTAAGTTGCTAAGAAACATTTATCCAAATAGTAGTAGGgggtgtatgtaaatatttgaaccCAAAATCTCCAAATGCATATAACATGCATACAGAGGATGAATGCATGTAAACGTCTTGATCTTGGCTGCTGTTTCAGATTATGAGCATATACTCCTTATTTATGTAACTTTCTCTAATGGAGCAAAGatgtgttttatgtgatagtAGGGCTTAGATGTGCCTACCATTGATGGCTTCAAAGAGAAGACATCTGCTAGAACAAACAGCCGTCCCCCATGAGAGGTCAGCAGACTTACGAGCGCAAACATGGCGCTGGAGGAAAACTGGGATTTCCAgaccaaataaagaaaaggaatTTGTAGGAATTTGGCAGCTGGGAAGCGCAAATCCAAGAGgagcaaagaaaacacaattctAGACATCAGTATTCTGGGAGAATTGCTTGCTTAACTGGAAAAGGCATTAGTTGAAATATGGTTTTCTTTGGATATTGTAGTGCAACAGTCCATTTACTTAGAGTGGTGTTAAACCAACCACAGAAAATCCTGCATATGTTCAATAATATGTGTTAATGCTGATTATTCAACCTTAAGAAAGcatgtaaaaatgtaatctcGTAGTACTAACGAATTAACTGAGCACTTCCGAACATCTGGTCTGTCTTAAGGCAATATATATAAGGTATACTGAAAAGTCAAATCAGATATATACcctaaacattgttttaaatgggATTATTAAAATAGCTGCAACCATAATTCCCATGGTGCAGTAATGCTACTTCTCtagatggaaatgtttttgattatatgttttttatatttacaactGACTCTTAAAAGTTACTATTTGCAGACTATGCTacctttctttcttcattttccatatttatacaaaaaaggTTCCAATCATTCTACAAAATAGCTTTTTGTAATAAGAGGattcactttgttttaaaatctgaaaatagaaataaattttattttgttagctttcataaaaatgtttagaaaattgttttttgcagCTCTAGGCAAATGTTATTTTGTAGTAGAGGGGACAAAAGAGGTTCTTTAAATAGAAAAGTCATTGACCTCTGGCTTAGAAAAATACACAGCCTAAAGTAGAAAATGCTTCAGCATTGCCTTCTTATACACACAGCACCATAATCTGGAAATCATCTCTCTTTGTAAGTCAGCCTACTGTGGATTGTTTTGaggaaaatttaacaaaaaaaccatTGGAATGTCTGAGATGCTAAATATGCACCACTGCTACTTTATCTCTTGCTACACTATGCAACTCCTTTGTCTGCTCCGATGAAGCCTCAATCACCTCCAAATTGAATGTTAAGTGTTTCTACTTTAACTGATTCACCTGATAATATTTTAGGTATCTCAGAGCACAAAGAGCTAgcattcatttttcatcttcACCATGATCAGGAGTTcgggagagaaaataaaactaaacagtgAGGTCTATGCACCTAGTGTGtgaaaccaaagtcaaattcttTGATTCTGTCCATAAACTTGGTCAATAAACCTCAATCTGATTCTAAAAAGTTATGTATCCTgttttaaggaaaaaataaattctatgTCCATCATTATTTTACACTAAAAACCTTGACCAATCAAAAGTCAGACATGACAAGACTTAAAATTCACTATATGCATTCAATTTCCCCACATTTGGTCAAACGGTGTTTTCAATACCCAAACATTTTATGTCAGCGTAAGGAAAAAAACACGAGGCTTTAATCTAATTAATAACGTATGACTCAGAATAAAAAGTGGAACAAGAAATTATCaaaaatcatcttaaaaatTGAATGCTGAACTGAAAATGCAACTTTAGGACCTTTACAagcaaagtaaacattttaaaagttaaagccAGTTGATGGAGGACTCTAAAGGAATACTTACAGTGAACTGATTAATGAAAGGAGCAATATTAAATCCCAGAGTAGGTTCCCGGCCCTGGACAGCACTTTCCAGCAACAAAGTGTCAGACTCCACAAGCATACCGTATACAACAATCTTCTCTGGGAAAATACGCCCTCCTTCTTCCAGTAGAAACCTAACATGgtaaacaagagaaaaataaagaaatgcacGTCTTTTACAAGCTTTTTATGTCAACATTCCTGGAGTGGAGTCCTTTTAAAGCGactttttaaagtatatttacaAAATTTCATCTATGGAGCCTTAAAAACTACTGAATGATCAAAAGACGGACAGACAACTTTCAGACaagtggtgtccaaacttttgcaACAATTGTCCAAAGTACTCAAGGGACAAAAATTTTCTTTTCCCCATTTAAAAATCCAATTCTTTCTCTTGTACCAACACAATAAACTAAACCtgcaatattttatgtttgcctTAATATTATTAAACCTTTTGCGGTAATTACTTTCGATTCTGCTggtctataaaatgtttttagcttattcacatgtacaaaaatgagaattttcttctaaaacctttgttgtatttacccCTGCATAATATATCGCGGTGTTCAAGTCGAGTAAAAAGTGGTTGGATGTATGTGGCACGACTGAAaatagaggggaaaaaaagtaaaaaatgaaaaagaaattgtaacaTGTTCTGTTTAAGAAGATATAACCTTGTCATTAAAAATCTCATTCTAAAAAATGTCAGGCGAAATTTGTACCATACTCGAACTGTGGTTGGGTCCACACAAAATTATCCCAAGGGCCATAAATTGCTCCTaagccgcactttggacacatCTGATTTATACATGggatctaaaaatatatttacatttatatatacatgtataacaTAAATACATTCCATACTTTTGCACAGTGAAAATAAACCCTGACAATAACATGATAATCTGAATATAAGCAAAAAATGTGACTCaattgcttatttttaaaagcgaaaccaaaaaaactgaaacaaggGGCGTTTTTATCTTGAATTGAAGCAATCTGAACACTCAGGCACACAGATTGGTCATATTTTGAAGCTACTGTGGACTAAAACAAATACTCTAGTCCTGACCTGGCCAGGGAAGCTTTCTCCATCAGCTTCTGCCTAACGAGCCCACATGTTTCCACGCAGTCGAGGATGATGGCGCTCCACAGCTTCTCATGGGACGGCCGCTGTAACATCCCCTGCTCGTCCTCTGTGTGGTTCAGCCAGAACTCCAGATGCTGCTCAGATACGTTGTTGGAGCGAGCGAGTCTCCTCAGGACGTTCTGCTGCTTGCTCTTCTCCACAGTGCTGTAGGCTTTTACTTGACCCTGGTGGGCTGCGATGAGGGAGAGCAGCGAGAAGCCCTCAGACACATCCAGCACGTAGAGCAAACTGCTATCCGCCACAAGGGAAGCCGTGCCAACCGTATTTCGATTTCGATTTTTAACCTTCAGTTCAGAGATGAGCTTGGTCAACGCGGTGCAAAAACTCTGATGGTAATCCTGATTGTTTAAGAGCGCCATCTCTGAATACTCCAGCATGCAGAAGTCTTCGGACTCACTCTGACTCGTCTGGAGGCACGCTAATTCGCTGCACAGTTCCACCTCTGGGTTTGGGTTTGGGATAGATTTGAAAGAGTTGGGGAAATCCGTGCGCTTGTCGAGGTAGATTCTGTGACCTTCTCTCAGTACGGCGACGCAGCTGAGCCTCAGGTAGGTGTCTTGGCAGGAAACTTCAACTATCAGCTCATCCAGAGGCTTTAGCCCAAAACCTGCAAAACGGAAAACAGGGAAAACATTTAACTTCATCTGATTATACAGctacaaaattaaacataatatatttttaatctacaGTCAATTAGGACAGAAACTAACGATTATCttagttatcaattaatcaatataaaattgccacattctgatgatttttaatttaaccctTTTTTATGCAATAATGGAAATACATTAAgagatgaaaatgaacaaataattcaaGAATACTGGCAAAATCTCATTTTATATATGAGCaaagtttaaaatgatgtttacTTCACAACggtagcaaaacattttttttttttcatttgaaaaacattttgaaaaccacatatccttttcattccacttcacaattctgCACTTCACAAATGTTGATTTAtcattaaatgaataattaaatgaatttgATCATCCTCATTGTGAAAAGAGATCCAGGAGAGCAGACAATGAGAGGGCTCCTACTGGGATACCATCTGTTCACGTCATCTCGAAGCTCGTCAGACGTATTTGGGGGAAAATGCAGATTTACTGCTCATTAAAATTTCATAAACACTAAAGAGAGTCGCAGAATTTCAAGGCGTGCTGGGTGATGGATGTTTATCATCCCTGGGAAAGGTGGCGCCTCCTTTGAGCCCGTTTGAACTAATTAGCAGAGGAGAGACATGCTGTGCAGTCTGGTCTGCAACTGGGACATGTCACCTAATGTCAGCAGCTCTTCAGCTCGGCGCTCTCTGAAATCACAACAAAGTGAATCAAAAGGCCTTTATGTATCAAGATACTGTACAATAGTCATCTAATTTTAATCTCATATCTTTAATGCAACCTTTTAAGATTACAGAAGTTACTGTAACCGGTGGCTATAATTTTAGCCATTTGTACAAGTTTCCAAATGAGTATAAATGAAGTTCAAATGTTAAACCAACATTCTGTTTGATTTCCAATGATTTCAGAGAGGAAAATCTGTGGACATTGTCTTTTCCTCTGATGGTCAACAAtatgttttctgaaagtttccctttgggttttctttacttttttattctgtttcatttgagtacttgataatttccatttaACTCTGACCTTCTACTTGTAAAAAGGCTCCTAGGCTCAAGAGATGAACTAGTGCCATGTTGAAACATAACAAAGAACCTATTTTTTGGATTATTGGATCTTTAGACACTTTGATACCTGTTACGCCTCCATCTTGactaaaatatgtgaaataaacCCCCCAAAGATCAAAGAGCACAACAAAAGTttgaaagataaacaaaaaacgCATGAAGACCAGATggtgataaataataaaacaaaacatatactgtgaaaacataaagaacATTTGTCCATCATACTCATTGCACTGTGGACAGGGTAGATGGCTTGCTCCCAGCAGGTGTCTTCCTGCGGTCCGGTGGACAGACTGTTCTCCTCGTCCAGGTGGAGCTGGAACCAAACAGCCAGAGCATCCAGCTCTCCTTCCTGAGTGACGGGCAACCGCATCTCTCGCACCTCCCTGGAGCTCAGGCCCTCCAGTTCCTGGGAGTTTCACAATCATCAGAATCAAAGGAGAGACCAACAAGACTTTAACTagtattcaaaacaaaaatatctccAAAAGGGTGGGTAGTGATGGATTTTATAGACAATGGTGGTCTACACAAGCACAAATACTGCATTTAGTTGTTGCAAACTCTTGTTCAAAGTGGGTGATGTGGACTTAAAgtttaatcacaataaaattgatAACTATTTATCACTTATTTTCAGGCAACTCTGACTACGTATCAGAGCAATCAtcgccccacaaacacaaatactgctatTGAAAATCTCAATGTCACATACTCTGACTTACTTCCTatctctgaaatattttctaaattcgTCTAATATACTAAAATATAAGAATAATATGTCTGAGATGGTCTGAGATTTTACGATCTGTTTTTGCTTCAGAAAGTGATTTTTCTGTCACCTGAACATTGTTGAAGTCTATGGTGAGGGCCGTGAACGGCTCTGTGAGCGCTCTGTATCCCCCAGTCAGCCGGCTCAGCCTCTCTGTGGTGTACGGCTCTGTGGAGTCATCCTGCTCAGGGCTGCAGCTCACCAGACTGCGGAGTTCCCCTGCTGCCGCCATGGACAGACCACCCACCTCTGCAGCACACCAcctgaaccaaaacacagagacaagCAGACAAAACAATGTGTGGGGAGTTCATCTCAGCATGCAATGTAAGACATTTCCACTGTGCATGCTGGTataatcatttcaaataaaattgaagCATTTTGACATGATTGCTGTTTGTAAAGAGCAGGGTAAACAAAGTGACCGCAGGAGTTTACCTGTGATGCCGGCGGATCTCCAGGCACTCGACGGCCATACAAAACACAGCGGCTCCAGCAGGGATGACCCGTCCTGTGGCAGAATCTTCTCCAAACTCACCCTCACCCCTCTGCAGAAAATAGTCAATTAAACGTGAACCTCAGAGGAAATCAGGTCCGTGCATGGAAAACAATTGCTGCTtcatagatttctttttttttcgtcCCCAACCACAAAGCTGACACATCTTAGTGGAGCGTGTTAAGACCATACTAGGGAGAAAAGACATCAATCAGCACTGTTCAGAAAAAATACCCCAACAACAATTAGGCTGGAAACAAGAGAAAGACTCAGACTCTCTCTAAAAAAACATGGAGCATGATCCTAGGTTTGCCTGAGGTTTGAAGTGAAAGAACAAGAAGACTTCTGGAACAA
Proteins encoded in this region:
- the prmt9 gene encoding protein arginine N-methyltransferase 9 gives rise to the protein MPNTSARPKHGRRARRRRRVDPARDQLVSSSLESAQQSLLNQDYGTAFVHYLLVLNLAPVFKDFAQDSFRLTLFKWAEELDSVGRIQELFDCYEQALEIFPADEVILNSMGEHLFRMGFRDEAAGHFHKALKMKPDFPEARENFYRVANWLVERWHFLMLNDHGRNRKYQQAIQKAVQNGCKTVLDIGTGTGILGMCAKKAGAAEVYACELSKTMYELACEVVAANGMEGSIKILHKKSLEMEVPTDIPNRVSLVVTETVDAGLFGEGIIESLIHAWHHLLLPPKRGEGEFGEDSATGRVIPAGAAVFCMAVECLEIRRHHRWCAAEVGGLSMAAAGELRSLVSCSPEQDDSTEPYTTERLSRLTGGYRALTEPFTALTIDFNNVQELEGLSSREVREMRLPVTQEGELDALAVWFQLHLDEENSLSTGPQEDTCWEQAIYPVHSAMSFGLKPLDELIVEVSCQDTYLRLSCVAVLREGHRIYLDKRTDFPNSFKSIPNPNPEVELCSELACLQTSQSESEDFCMLEYSEMALLNNQDYHQSFCTALTKLISELKVKNRNRNTVGTASLVADSSLLYVLDVSEGFSLLSLIAAHQGQVKAYSTVEKSKQQNVLRRLARSNNVSEQHLEFWLNHTEDEQGMLQRPSHEKLWSAIILDCVETCGLVRQKLMEKASLARFLLEEGGRIFPEKIVVYGMLVESDTLLLESAVQGREPTLGFNIAPFINQFTVPVHVFLDFSTLECRHLSEALELFVLDLMDVNKNYTEREVKVQTTSGGRVTAVPFWYQIHLDPDVSVSTLSRNSHWKQAAAILQDPLQVQAGDWVRLAVKQHKSTISISAHLDNAPVQMD